GGGCGCTGCTTGGCAGGGAGGAGCGGGAGCAGGGCGGCCAGCGGGTAGAGCGGGAACGTCTGGCCGGCGGGGAATTCGAGGTTCTCGCCCCGGAGGGTGAACGAGCTGCCTGCGGGGTGATTGCACACCATGGGACGATCGGTGGCGATGACCTCGACCCGGAGGTCGAAGAGCGTGAAGGCGTCGTCTCGGTTGGACATGGCCACAAGCTAAAACCCACACTAGCGTTCGGGTGTCTCACTCCCGTCGTTATCAACCCGGAGTCGTGTCATGCCTGTGCTTATCAGTGATGCCCTGGCGGCCGCCATCAATACCCAGATCGGCAACGAGCTGGGCGCGAGCCTGCAGTACTACCAGATCGGGGCCCATTTCCACCGGATGCACCTGCAGCAGCTGTCGAAGCTGTTCTTCAAGCAAGCCGAGGAAGAGAAGGAGCACGCCGAGAAGCTGCTCAAATACGTGGTGGATACTGGCGCCCAGCTGGCGATCCCGGCGGTGAAGCAGCCGGTCCACACCTTCCCGTCGGCGGAGGCGGCGGTGGCCGCGGCGCTGGCCTGGGAGATCGAGGTGACCGGGCAGATCAAGGCGCTGATGGACCAGGCCGCGGGGGAGAACGACTACCTCGCGCAGGACTTCCTGCAGTGGTTCGTGAACGAGCAGCTGGAAGAGGTCACCAAGATGGAGCGGCTGCTGGCGGTGGTCCGCATGGCCGGCGAGAAGCATCTGCTGTCGGTCGAGGCGTACCTGGTGCACGGATAAGGTTGAGCTCGCCTGCAATGCGGGGGAGGTATTCCGCAGCGTCTCCCGCATCTATAGCGTAGTGCTTTCGCCCATTCTCCCCGAGCGATTTATGCGAGTCACGATGCTGCTCCGGGCCCCCCTGCTTGGCGCGGGCCTGCTGGCCCTTGGCGCCTGTGCCAGTGCGGGCCGCGGAGCTCCGAAGGATCCCCGTTTTCAGTCCGGCGAGGCCGGCGCAATTGCGCGCGCGAAGGCCGACAGCGTTCGGTACCCGTACACGAAGGCCGACATCGACTTCATGTCGGGGATGATTCATCACCACGCGCAGGCCATCACCATCTCGCGCTGGGCGGTGTCGCATGGCGCGAGCCCGGCGGTGCAGCGGCTCACCGCGCGCATCATCAATGCGCAGAGCGATGAGATCAAGCTGATGCAGACGTGGCTGCAGGATCGCAAGCAGCCGGCGCCCGTGGTCGATACGGCCGGCAATGTCACCATGCCTGGCATGGCCGGCATGGCTGGGCACGACATGTCGCACATGGGGCATGACATGGGCGGCATGAACGCGCAGGGACAGATGAGCATGCCCGGCATGCTCAACGCCGAGCAGCTTAAGGCGCTCGACGCCTCGCGCGGCGCCGATTTCGACAAGCTCTTTCTCACGTACATGATCCAGCATCATCGCGGCGCAGTCACGATGGTGCGCACGCTCTTCTCGAGCGACGGCGCGGGGCAGGACGAAACCGTGTTCAAGTTCGCGAACGATGTGGAAGTGGATCAGAGCACGGAGATCAAGCGCATGATGACGATGATGTTGGAGCAGGGATGGATGCCGCCGGGATAGCGGGCGGACAGACCGTTCTTTAGGTGCCAGGTGGTAGGTCATAGGTGGTAGAGCGTTTCCTCAACTTTTTCCCTCGGACATGAAGACCTTTAACTCGCGTTTGCTGGCGGCGACCTCGCTGGCGCTTGTCGCCGCGTGCTCGTCGGCGAAGCCCAAGACGGAGCCGACGCCGGCGGTGAATCCGGCGGCGGATCCGCGCAACAACCTCAAGGCCGGTTTGTTCGACGCCGAGAAGTACACGTCGAACATGAAGATCCTGGCCGAGGCGAAGTCGCCGAACGGGTTCCTCGGCATCACCAACTCGGACCTGGCCTTCACGGGCAAGTACGTCATTCAGGGCAACTACAACGGCCCGGTGGTGTGGGACATCTCGAACCCCTCGAGCCCGCAGCTGGTGGTGGCCTACG
This DNA window, taken from Gemmatimonadaceae bacterium, encodes the following:
- a CDS encoding TIGR04076 family protein, encoding MSNRDDAFTLFDLRVEVIATDRPMVCNHPAGSSFTLRGENLEFPAGQTFPLYPLAALLPLLPAKQRPTHPNDWMTTDAEIACPDPHCGGRFRITRIGTTVFHHADVTRVPLPPAPELDTELDGSEPG
- a CDS encoding DUF305 domain-containing protein — its product is MLLRAPLLGAGLLALGACASAGRGAPKDPRFQSGEAGAIARAKADSVRYPYTKADIDFMSGMIHHHAQAITISRWAVSHGASPAVQRLTARIINAQSDEIKLMQTWLQDRKQPAPVVDTAGNVTMPGMAGMAGHDMSHMGHDMGGMNAQGQMSMPGMLNAEQLKALDASRGADFDKLFLTYMIQHHRGAVTMVRTLFSSDGAGQDETVFKFANDVEVDQSTEIKRMMTMMLEQGWMPPG